In Prochlorococcus marinus str. MIT 1214, one DNA window encodes the following:
- a CDS encoding UvrD-helicase domain-containing protein — MTNIELFQANKYPLTNGTRLIEASAGTGKTFALSHLVLRLLTEQEYSIDEILVVSFTEATASEIKGRIIERLIIALKTIESINTKVKQYQIDSVLNEWVELNITSKEKALHIASLLLEALERIDNADITTIHGFCSKTLRREAIENGNNLNPTIEKDSAYLIKEIVEEYWKKEILEIEISELKGIFKTNFNCQNLIHVLNSLDNDPNNIFKQTFNNLKIEESLSNQLNSYIESLWIEFTTVWEEKGQELEDCLRQIAKDLRSQGITETKPYSSKPRKNRYELLSNWIEKYKDKKRPSYEEIQNQTLINKYFHPKYIYQLDMKYRIDSCSKGMMSTLDIIGDLYDGPGEFVWEHALLWTKRELEKRKSKKGLINYSDLLKLLDPKKLNSNGIKDEVKPNNIYKNLKLRYKAALIDEFQDTDPVQLRLLNEAFGNRSTHLLLMIGDPKQAIYSFRGGSLNTYMKAREACDQIHIMNSNYRSTKPLILTLNKLFLDGLIRSNLSTQELNSCSQEDLLKLNGIKAPFKILNLLDDHKKEKIQRIKLESKSKIEDKIPQIIGYYLLELLSNNPKDLTPSDICILVNRHDQAKNIHSYLSKIKIPSQLLSNENIFTREGAQILQIFINCIVSPHNQQKLALLACSELMQWQKEQLIESKINGDFDTLSSKFYELAKLFPKIGLLGSLSNFLEGKSIADLSNRGTLLGDLYQISQLVDEQIHRQKFNALRASQWLGSQRFQSTKPIPEEYQPNSAISNSSVNIITIHKSKGLQFKIVICPYLWQKPPDKKSHLWRDNQNLLISKKYKWQNKYCLYQDFIRKESLSEAERLAYVAFTRAKKQLIILWAKAAGQEGNPLSGFLFGSEAINLNIEEHTKEMMEKSFKKRNLKVDIQDIKVIETNKTLTQPKSELKLSLGAIPNHQFENNWGRYSFSKWIKQKNVELILENLSDELNEDHEFKDEIEDVSLQEIDQVYIEKDQSIDRFADKKWFEESPISEFPRGPIAGTCLHKILERIDFNDIENQIKVSSIIEEELNLVNISNSFIEPINILLRRIANTPLGGPLGNFKMKNLASRSSIKELKFDIPLCHEGNPINTLELSSIFREDIQNKYGSDYIKKLMNLNIYSSGFLTGSIDHVFADKPNHEIAKWWVLDWKSNWIGTPLSKENGASSCGPSNYSITRMDEEMYHHHYPLQAHIYLLALHRFLNWRLPDYSPQKHLGGYIYVFLRGLPDEEVLKENNFPKGTPGLIVEPAPIERIKKLDLLIKRRHI, encoded by the coding sequence ATGACTAATATAGAATTATTTCAAGCGAATAAATATCCTTTAACGAATGGAACACGTCTGATAGAAGCAAGTGCTGGAACAGGAAAAACATTTGCTCTTTCTCATCTTGTCTTAAGGTTATTGACTGAACAAGAATATTCAATAGACGAAATACTAGTTGTTAGCTTTACAGAAGCAACAGCTTCAGAAATAAAAGGCAGAATAATTGAAAGATTAATTATTGCATTAAAAACTATTGAATCAATAAATACAAAAGTAAAACAATATCAAATTGACAGCGTATTAAATGAATGGGTCGAATTAAATATAACATCTAAAGAAAAAGCTTTACATATAGCTTCCTTACTCTTAGAGGCATTAGAGCGAATTGACAATGCAGATATCACAACAATTCATGGATTTTGCAGCAAAACACTTCGTAGAGAAGCTATTGAGAATGGAAATAATTTAAACCCAACCATCGAAAAAGATTCAGCATATCTCATAAAAGAAATTGTTGAAGAATATTGGAAAAAAGAAATATTAGAAATAGAAATTTCAGAATTAAAAGGTATATTTAAAACTAATTTCAATTGTCAGAATTTAATTCATGTTCTTAATTCTCTGGATAATGATCCAAATAATATTTTCAAACAAACATTTAATAACTTAAAAATAGAAGAAAGTCTTTCAAATCAATTAAACAGCTATATTGAATCATTATGGATAGAATTTACGACTGTTTGGGAAGAAAAGGGACAGGAGCTTGAAGATTGCTTGAGGCAGATTGCTAAGGATCTAAGATCTCAGGGTATTACAGAGACAAAACCATACTCTTCCAAGCCTAGAAAAAATCGTTATGAGCTTTTAAGTAACTGGATTGAAAAATATAAAGATAAAAAGCGACCATCATATGAAGAGATTCAAAATCAAACTCTTATAAATAAATATTTTCATCCTAAATATATTTACCAATTAGATATGAAGTATAGAATTGATTCTTGTTCAAAAGGAATGATGTCAACTCTTGATATTATAGGGGATTTATATGATGGTCCAGGTGAATTCGTATGGGAACATGCTTTGTTATGGACTAAGAGAGAACTTGAAAAAAGAAAATCTAAAAAGGGTTTGATAAATTATTCTGATCTGCTTAAATTACTAGACCCCAAGAAATTAAATAGTAATGGAATTAAAGATGAAGTTAAACCTAATAATATCTATAAAAACTTAAAGCTTAGATATAAAGCAGCCTTGATCGATGAATTCCAAGATACTGACCCAGTCCAGTTAAGATTACTAAATGAAGCCTTTGGAAACCGATCAACGCACCTACTACTAATGATTGGAGATCCAAAGCAAGCAATCTATAGTTTCAGAGGCGGAAGCTTAAATACATATATGAAAGCCAGAGAAGCTTGTGATCAAATTCATATAATGAATTCTAATTATAGAAGTACAAAACCACTAATTTTAACACTCAATAAATTATTTCTTGATGGTTTAATAAGGTCAAATCTATCAACTCAAGAACTTAATTCTTGTTCACAAGAAGATCTACTAAAACTGAATGGAATAAAAGCACCCTTTAAGATATTAAATCTATTAGACGATCATAAAAAAGAAAAAATACAACGAATAAAATTAGAATCGAAAAGCAAAATAGAGGATAAGATACCGCAAATTATAGGATATTATTTATTAGAACTGTTAAGCAATAATCCCAAAGACTTAACCCCCTCAGATATTTGCATACTAGTCAATAGACACGATCAAGCTAAAAACATACATAGCTATTTATCAAAAATAAAAATTCCTTCACAACTCCTAAGCAATGAAAATATATTTACTAGAGAGGGTGCTCAAATCCTACAGATTTTCATTAACTGTATTGTTAGTCCACATAACCAACAAAAACTTGCCCTGCTAGCTTGTTCTGAGCTAATGCAATGGCAAAAGGAACAACTAATTGAATCAAAAATTAATGGAGATTTTGATACATTATCTTCAAAGTTCTATGAACTTGCAAAATTATTTCCAAAGATTGGATTATTAGGTTCTTTATCAAATTTTCTAGAAGGGAAATCAATAGCTGATCTTTCTAATAGAGGAACTTTATTAGGGGATCTATACCAAATCTCTCAGCTAGTAGACGAACAAATCCATCGACAGAAATTTAATGCTTTAAGAGCATCACAGTGGCTGGGTAGTCAACGGTTCCAGTCCACTAAGCCAATACCTGAAGAATATCAACCTAACAGTGCCATTAGTAATAGCTCCGTAAATATAATTACAATCCACAAGAGTAAAGGACTTCAATTTAAAATAGTAATTTGTCCATACTTATGGCAAAAGCCTCCAGATAAAAAAAGTCATTTATGGAGAGATAATCAAAATCTATTAATTTCTAAAAAGTATAAATGGCAAAACAAATATTGTTTATATCAAGATTTCATTAGAAAAGAATCATTAAGTGAGGCAGAGCGATTAGCATACGTTGCTTTTACAAGAGCTAAAAAACAATTAATAATCCTGTGGGCAAAGGCTGCTGGTCAAGAAGGGAACCCTCTTTCAGGATTTTTATTTGGATCTGAGGCAATAAATCTAAATATAGAAGAACATACAAAAGAAATGATGGAAAAGTCATTCAAGAAAAGGAATTTAAAAGTTGATATTCAAGATATAAAAGTAATTGAAACCAATAAAACATTGACTCAGCCTAAAAGTGAACTCAAACTGTCACTTGGAGCAATCCCTAATCATCAGTTTGAGAATAATTGGGGAAGATATAGTTTTTCAAAATGGATCAAACAAAAAAATGTGGAATTAATTCTTGAAAACCTATCAGATGAGTTGAATGAAGATCATGAATTTAAAGATGAAATTGAGGATGTTTCTCTCCAAGAAATTGATCAAGTATATATAGAAAAAGATCAAAGTATTGATAGATTTGCAGATAAAAAATGGTTTGAAGAAAGTCCTATAAGTGAATTTCCTAGAGGACCAATAGCAGGGACTTGTCTTCATAAAATACTTGAAAGAATAGATTTCAATGATATTGAAAATCAAATAAAAGTTTCATCTATAATAGAAGAGGAATTAAATTTAGTTAATATAAGTAATTCATTTATTGAACCAATTAATATTTTATTAAGGAGAATTGCAAATACACCTTTAGGCGGTCCATTAGGTAACTTTAAAATGAAAAATCTAGCTTCAAGAAGCTCTATCAAAGAATTAAAATTTGATATTCCACTTTGTCATGAAGGTAATCCAATAAATACTCTAGAATTATCATCAATATTTAGAGAAGATATCCAAAATAAATATGGCTCAGACTATATAAAGAAACTGATGAATCTAAATATTTATAGCAGCGGTTTCTTAACCGGATCCATAGACCATGTTTTTGCAGACAAACCAAATCACGAAATTGCTAAATGGTGGGTTTTAGATTGGAAAAGTAACTGGATAGGAACTCCCTTATCAAAAGAGAATGGTGCTTCTTCTTGTGGCCCCTCAAATTATTCAATTACCAGAATGGATGAAGAAATGTACCATCATCACTATCCACTACAAGCCCATATATATTTACTTGCCTTACATAGATTTTTAAATTGGAGGCTCCCTGATTATTCACCTCAAAAACATCTTGGAGGTTACATTTATGTGTTTTTGAGAGGACTTCCAGATGAAGAAGTTTTAAAAGAAAATAATTTCCCTAAAGGGACTCCAGGCTTAATCGTCGAACCAGCTCCTATAGAAAGAATAAAAAAATTAGATTTATTGATTAAAAGACGACATATATGA
- a CDS encoding AAA family ATPase: MKKKFSPDLNKSLLATLIRYFPPLEFNEALIDVVNVLMEGLSRGDVYIDMKEIPKNLALKYKGWPSNHMKALLESGWTKGNKSPIVLNGDLISWRRTHNEIVETIHRILERNQPINHLSKELPDRIGAKNLEHLNIQQIEAVELVKSKQIILLSGGPGTGKTSTILQMLLQALTRNPTLNIAMAAPTGKAAKKLKDTIQSGIQDFEDPFKDKLSNIPSKTLHKWLEAGPNGFRRNSQRLLNLDLIVVDEMSMVDLSTINGLLDALRKSCQIILVGDPDQLLPVGSGGIWQILQEKETKTNLQTNSVKLTKAYRNKGDIALLRNKLKDEGVDAFWQLLSIKEDSSNISQYISSLKNIPDPVVRTLFNYRKKLKQLTENCINYIPTEAWKSSMIQVKQSAEIIKLFKFIDNLLILCPQRYGPWGVNKIHEIILGKRFEKEAHKWEAGTPIMAKSNQPEIGLANGDVGIIIGNGEQRRFLFNVFSEEQRLVTRLINPSRVNMYDAAYAMTIHKSQGSEADQVLLLWPSTSKVSEDNNLIKLYSDDYEKRMLYTAITRAKKQLLVITNQEEDF, encoded by the coding sequence TTGAAAAAAAAATTTTCACCTGATTTAAATAAATCATTATTAGCTACTCTAATTCGCTATTTCCCACCTCTAGAGTTTAATGAGGCTTTAATTGATGTCGTAAATGTATTAATGGAAGGATTATCAAGAGGTGATGTTTATATAGACATGAAGGAAATCCCTAAAAATCTTGCTCTTAAATATAAAGGTTGGCCCAGCAACCATATGAAAGCCTTATTAGAGAGTGGCTGGACTAAAGGGAATAAATCCCCAATAGTTTTAAATGGGGATTTAATCAGTTGGCGTCGAACACATAATGAGATAGTTGAAACCATTCATAGAATACTCGAAAGGAATCAACCTATTAATCACCTATCAAAAGAATTACCTGATCGAATTGGTGCTAAAAATCTAGAGCATCTAAATATTCAACAAATAGAAGCTGTTGAGCTTGTTAAAAGTAAACAAATCATCTTATTAAGTGGTGGTCCAGGAACAGGTAAGACTAGTACTATCCTTCAAATGCTTTTACAAGCACTAACAAGAAATCCGACTCTTAATATTGCAATGGCTGCTCCAACAGGGAAAGCCGCAAAAAAACTAAAAGATACTATTCAATCAGGTATTCAAGATTTTGAAGATCCTTTTAAGGATAAGCTTTCTAATATTCCTTCTAAAACATTACATAAATGGTTAGAAGCAGGACCAAATGGCTTCAGAAGAAACTCTCAACGACTATTAAATTTAGATCTAATAGTCGTAGATGAGATGTCAATGGTTGACCTGTCAACCATTAATGGATTACTCGATGCATTAAGAAAATCATGTCAAATAATCTTAGTAGGTGACCCTGACCAATTATTGCCTGTAGGAAGCGGTGGTATATGGCAAATTTTGCAAGAGAAAGAAACGAAAACAAACTTACAAACAAACTCAGTCAAACTTACAAAGGCATATCGAAACAAAGGAGATATCGCTTTATTGAGAAATAAACTAAAAGATGAAGGAGTAGATGCCTTTTGGCAGCTGCTTTCAATAAAAGAAGATTCATCAAATATAAGTCAGTACATTTCATCCCTAAAAAATATTCCAGATCCCGTAGTAAGAACCCTTTTTAACTATAGAAAGAAACTTAAACAATTAACAGAAAATTGTATTAATTATATTCCTACTGAAGCATGGAAATCAAGCATGATTCAGGTAAAGCAATCCGCTGAGATAATAAAACTCTTTAAATTCATAGATAATCTTCTTATACTTTGTCCGCAAAGATATGGGCCCTGGGGTGTAAATAAAATCCATGAGATCATTTTAGGAAAGAGATTTGAGAAGGAAGCACACAAGTGGGAGGCAGGAACACCGATCATGGCAAAAAGTAATCAACCTGAGATAGGTTTAGCAAATGGAGACGTTGGGATAATTATTGGCAACGGCGAGCAAAGACGTTTTTTATTTAATGTATTTTCGGAAGAACAAAGACTAGTAACTCGATTAATAAACCCATCAAGGGTAAATATGTATGATGCAGCATATGCAATGACAATTCATAAATCTCAGGGGAGTGAAGCTGATCAAGTTCTTTTACTTTGGCCAAGTACCTCAAAAGTTTCAGAAGACAATAATCTCATAAAATTGTATTCTGATGATTATGAAAAAAGAATGCTTTACACAGCAATAACCCGTGCAAAAAAACAATTACTAGTAATCACCAATCAAGAAGAAGACTTTTAA
- a CDS encoding DEAD/DEAH box helicase: MTNKNLHEDTSCPGDQDVLEESTEKILDEGNQNSENGFSEFNFSEELIQTISDKGYSSPTPIQKAAIPELLLGRDLVGQAQTGTGKTAAFALPILERLKKNVGHPQVLVLAPTRELAMQVAESFRTYSAGHPHFKVLAIYGGSDFRNQINTLRRGVDVVVGTPGRVMDHMRQKTLNTSHLSCLVLDEADEMLRMGFIDDVEWILEQLPEERQLVLFSATMPSEIRRLSKKYLNSPAEITIKATELKERLIRQRYISVQNVYKVNALQRVLEAVSEEGVIIFARTKAITIVVAEKLESHGYNVAVLNGDIPQNQRERTVERLRQGSINILVATDVAARGLDVDRIGLVINYDMPFDREAYVHRIGRTGRAGRNGEAILFVNPRERSFLSNLERAVGQAIEKMDIPNNELINSNRIKKLQAKLIKAASTERDNPEEADILEELIKNVEKELDIDPKELTLAALNLAVGFNPLLENGNEDWIRQSAHRNTRNDRRDNKFKQRRRGDFDNNRLDDEMDRFRVEVGHRDRVKPGNLVGAIANEAGLKGRSIGRIRIFENYSLVDLPKQMPDNVFQALKKVKVMNRELQINRAD, from the coding sequence ATGACAAATAAAAATCTACATGAGGATACATCATGTCCAGGAGATCAAGACGTTCTCGAGGAATCTACTGAGAAAATATTGGATGAAGGTAATCAAAATTCAGAAAATGGATTTTCTGAATTTAACTTTAGTGAAGAACTAATTCAAACAATTTCTGATAAAGGCTACTCATCACCCACTCCTATTCAAAAAGCTGCAATTCCTGAATTACTTCTTGGTAGAGATTTAGTTGGACAAGCTCAAACAGGTACAGGTAAAACAGCTGCATTTGCATTGCCAATCCTTGAGAGACTTAAAAAGAATGTTGGACATCCACAAGTTTTAGTTCTAGCTCCCACTCGCGAGTTGGCTATGCAAGTGGCTGAATCATTTCGCACATATTCCGCAGGTCATCCGCATTTTAAAGTTCTCGCTATATATGGAGGTTCTGATTTTCGAAATCAAATCAACACTCTTAGGAGGGGGGTTGATGTAGTCGTGGGAACTCCTGGGCGAGTCATGGATCATATGCGTCAAAAGACTCTCAATACTAGTCATTTAAGTTGTTTAGTTCTAGATGAAGCAGATGAAATGTTAAGAATGGGATTTATTGATGATGTTGAGTGGATTTTAGAACAATTGCCAGAGGAGAGACAACTGGTTTTATTCTCAGCGACAATGCCATCTGAGATAAGACGATTATCAAAAAAATATTTAAATAGTCCTGCGGAAATAACTATAAAAGCAACTGAATTGAAGGAAAGGCTTATCAGGCAAAGGTATATAAGCGTTCAAAATGTGTATAAAGTCAATGCACTTCAAAGAGTACTTGAAGCTGTTTCAGAAGAAGGAGTAATCATATTTGCGAGAACAAAAGCTATTACAATTGTAGTAGCTGAAAAATTAGAATCACATGGATATAATGTAGCTGTCTTAAATGGGGATATTCCTCAAAATCAAAGGGAGCGAACAGTTGAAAGATTAAGACAGGGTTCTATCAATATTTTAGTAGCTACAGATGTCGCAGCAAGAGGTCTTGATGTGGATCGAATTGGTTTAGTAATTAATTATGATATGCCATTTGATCGCGAAGCCTATGTTCATAGAATTGGCAGAACTGGTCGTGCGGGGAGAAATGGTGAAGCTATTCTTTTTGTTAATCCAAGAGAAAGATCATTTTTAAGTAATCTTGAAAGAGCTGTAGGTCAAGCAATTGAGAAAATGGATATTCCAAACAATGAACTTATCAACAGCAACCGAATTAAGAAGCTTCAAGCAAAATTAATAAAAGCCGCCTCGACGGAAAGAGACAACCCAGAAGAGGCAGATATTTTAGAAGAATTAATAAAAAATGTTGAAAAGGAATTAGATATAGATCCAAAAGAATTAACTCTTGCCGCATTAAATTTAGCGGTTGGTTTTAATCCACTCCTTGAGAACGGGAATGAGGATTGGATCAGGCAATCAGCTCATAGGAACACAAGAAATGATCGACGAGACAATAAATTCAAGCAACGTCGAAGAGGTGATTTTGATAACAACAGACTTGACGATGAAATGGATAGATTCAGGGTTGAAGTTGGGCACCGAGATAGAGTTAAGCCTGGGAATCTAGTTGGAGCAATTGCCAACGAAGCAGGACTTAAAGGAAGATCTATAGGCAGAATAAGAATATTTGAAAACTACAGCCTAGTAGATTTGCCAAAACAAATGCCTGATAATGTTTTTCAAGCTTTAAAGAAAGTCAAAGTAATGAATAGAGAATTACAAATAAACAGAGCTGACTGA
- a CDS encoding ABC transporter ATP-binding protein, whose product MNTSNLKTNRRPLARLLSNLISQKRLIYSAITCSVLNKFFDLAPPVLIGISVDVVVRKESSWLGSIGFNTVPDQLIALAIISFLIWTAESFFEYLYGLLWRNLAQKTQHYLRIKAYDHLQKLEMTFFESDNTGRLLTVLNDDINQLERFLDEGANKIIQLIITVFIVGGAMILLAPGIALLAFIPIPFILWGSINFQKNLAPRYREVRDKAGDLASRLNNNLSGMLTIKSFATEDWELERLRLDSNLYQESNRKAIKLSAAFIPLIRFAILFAFLAILIAGGFQTWKGLMPVGTYSFLVFITQRLLWPLTTLGHILDDYQRSMASTNRVLDLIDTPIKIKTGKIKLDPNNVQGQIKFKNIDFTYKGRAQVIKNFNLDILPGKKIGIVGATGSGKSTLVKLLLRLYKISKGSIEIDGNSIETFDLKSLRRCIALVSQETYLFQGTIEENISYGSQNIDKSKIKNAADIAEATEFINQLPDGLKTIVGERGQKLSGGQRQRIAIARAILKNSPILVLDEATASVDNETEAAIQRSLKKITNSCTTIVIAHRLSTVIDADEIIVLDKGKIIEKGTHASLLKNRDFYYYLWKIQAGENNT is encoded by the coding sequence ATGAATACATCGAATTTAAAAACAAACAGAAGACCATTAGCAAGACTTTTAAGTAATCTTATAAGTCAAAAGCGTCTAATATATTCAGCTATTACTTGCTCTGTATTAAATAAATTTTTTGATCTTGCACCACCTGTATTGATAGGTATATCTGTTGATGTAGTAGTAAGAAAAGAAAGTTCATGGTTAGGTTCAATTGGCTTTAATACTGTTCCAGATCAGTTGATTGCACTTGCAATAATTTCATTTTTAATTTGGACAGCTGAATCATTCTTTGAATATTTATATGGATTATTGTGGAGAAATTTAGCTCAAAAGACACAGCACTATTTGAGAATCAAAGCATATGACCATTTACAAAAATTAGAGATGACATTCTTCGAATCAGATAATACAGGAAGGCTTTTGACCGTACTGAACGACGATATCAATCAACTAGAAAGGTTCTTGGATGAAGGGGCTAATAAAATTATTCAATTAATAATTACTGTTTTTATTGTTGGTGGGGCAATGATTTTATTAGCTCCTGGAATTGCATTGCTAGCATTCATCCCTATTCCATTTATTCTTTGGGGTTCGATTAATTTTCAAAAGAACCTAGCTCCTCGTTACCGTGAAGTCAGAGATAAAGCTGGAGATCTTGCTTCAAGACTTAATAATAACCTCAGTGGAATGCTTACTATTAAAAGTTTCGCTACTGAGGATTGGGAACTCGAAAGATTAAGACTCGATAGCAATTTATATCAAGAAAGTAATAGAAAGGCAATTAAATTATCAGCAGCATTTATCCCATTAATTAGATTCGCAATACTATTTGCATTCCTTGCAATATTAATTGCTGGAGGTTTCCAAACTTGGAAAGGATTAATGCCAGTGGGAACTTACAGTTTTTTAGTATTTATTACTCAAAGATTATTATGGCCCTTAACGACATTAGGTCATATTTTGGATGATTATCAAAGATCAATGGCCTCAACAAATAGAGTTTTAGATTTAATAGATACTCCAATAAAAATTAAAACTGGAAAAATCAAATTAGATCCTAATAATGTTCAAGGTCAAATCAAATTTAAAAATATTGATTTTACCTATAAAGGTCGGGCTCAAGTTATAAAAAACTTTAATTTAGATATTTTACCTGGGAAGAAGATAGGCATTGTAGGTGCCACCGGTTCTGGTAAAAGTACACTTGTAAAACTATTATTAAGGCTGTATAAAATCAGTAAAGGTTCAATAGAAATTGATGGGAACTCAATTGAAACATTCGATTTAAAAAGTTTACGAAGATGTATTGCATTAGTAAGTCAGGAAACATATTTATTCCAAGGAACAATTGAAGAGAATATTTCTTATGGATCACAAAATATTGATAAATCAAAAATCAAAAATGCTGCAGATATTGCCGAAGCAACAGAATTTATTAATCAACTTCCAGATGGGCTAAAAACAATAGTGGGAGAAAGAGGACAAAAATTATCTGGTGGACAAAGACAAAGAATAGCTATCGCAAGGGCAATCTTAAAAAACTCCCCAATATTAGTATTAGATGAGGCAACTGCATCCGTGGATAATGAAACTGAAGCCGCTATTCAAAGGTCTCTGAAGAAGATTACAAATAGTTGTACCACAATTGTTATTGCACATCGTTTAAGCACAGTAATAGATGCCGACGAAATCATAGTTTTGGATAAAGGAAAAATCATCGAGAAAGGAACACATGCTTCTCTCCTAAAAAATAGAGATTTCTATTACTACCTTTGGAAAATTCAAGCTGGTGAAAATAATACTTAA
- the psbP gene encoding photosystem II reaction center PsbP — translation MINFFRTSFKSIMAIALILTLGACSTGGAAGLEPFKSQDGQYGFLFPTGWTRVAVDNGPEVVYHDLINSDETLSLVISKLEKEVALDDLGGADAVGERLFGEKNANNPIQLIDASEREVDERKFYDLEYSVNLGENSRHEIASVVVDRGYLYTLAASTSEQRWSKMQDTFKRVVSSFTFFI, via the coding sequence ATGATCAACTTTTTTCGAACATCTTTTAAATCAATTATGGCTATAGCGTTGATCTTGACGCTCGGAGCTTGCTCTACAGGGGGGGCTGCAGGCTTGGAACCTTTTAAAAGTCAAGATGGGCAATATGGTTTCCTTTTCCCAACAGGGTGGACGAGAGTGGCTGTCGATAATGGACCAGAGGTTGTTTACCATGACTTGATCAACTCCGATGAGACTCTCAGTCTTGTTATTTCTAAATTGGAAAAAGAAGTGGCTTTAGATGATTTGGGTGGAGCGGATGCCGTAGGGGAAAGACTTTTCGGTGAAAAAAATGCTAATAATCCTATTCAATTAATTGATGCTTCAGAGAGAGAAGTTGATGAACGCAAATTCTATGATCTTGAATACTCTGTAAATTTAGGAGAAAATAGTAGGCACGAAATCGCTAGTGTCGTAGTGGATAGAGGTTATTTATATACACTTGCTGCTAGCACTAGTGAACAACGCTGGTCAAAAATGCAAGATACTTTTAAGAGAGTTGTTAGTTCTTTTACTTTTTTCATATAA
- the recR gene encoding recombination mediator RecR yields the protein MSGFTKPLSKLIDQFEQLPGIGPRTAQRLALHLLRQPEDKIRLFSEALVNAKSQVGQCKTCFHLTAGEQCEICLNKQRNHELICVVAESRDLLALERTREYKGLYHVIGGLISPMDGIGPEMLEISSLIKRVDKENIKEVILALTPSIEGDTTSLYVGRLLKPFTKVTRIAYGLPVGSELEYADEVTLSRALEGRRDLD from the coding sequence CTGAGCGGCTTCACTAAACCATTATCAAAATTAATTGATCAGTTTGAGCAATTGCCTGGTATCGGCCCAAGAACTGCTCAAAGATTAGCTCTTCATCTTTTGCGTCAGCCAGAAGACAAAATAAGATTATTTTCAGAAGCTCTAGTTAATGCGAAAAGTCAAGTAGGTCAATGTAAGACGTGCTTTCATTTAACTGCAGGAGAACAATGCGAAATTTGTTTAAACAAACAAAGAAATCATGAACTCATTTGCGTTGTTGCTGAGTCAAGAGATTTGCTTGCTCTTGAGCGCACTCGCGAGTACAAAGGTCTTTACCATGTAATTGGTGGATTAATTTCTCCGATGGATGGGATTGGGCCAGAAATGCTTGAAATATCAAGTCTTATCAAAAGAGTCGATAAAGAGAATATCAAAGAAGTCATCCTTGCACTCACACCAAGTATTGAGGGTGATACCACTAGTCTTTATGTGGGTAGATTATTAAAACCATTCACAAAAGTCACTCGTATTGCTTATGGACTTCCTGTTGGAAGTGAGTTGGAATATGCCGATGAGGTTACACTCTCGCGTGCTTTAGAAGGTCGTAGAGACTTAGATTAA